GCCGATCCCGCAACGTCGACTCGACGCCGACAACCTCGGTGGTGCGATACGCGATGTGTCTTCAGACAGCCGCTTCCGAGACCGAGCGACGAGGATGGCGACAGCACTCGGCGCTGAGGACGGTGCGGGGCGGGTGCTGCGAGCCGTCGCCGAATGCACCGGTTCCGCTGACAACTAATTGCCGATCAAGTTAAATACATGCCGGGCCTGCCGGACCGCCGCCGCTCTCGGCGGTTCGGCAGGCCCCGGTCAATGCCAACGCCCGAGTAGCCGCTCGGCCCCTTCGGACAGCGATCGCACGATCTCGGCCGCGCCGGCCGGATCACGCACCAGCCCGACACCCTGCCCCGCGTTGACCGGCGATCCGCGCAGCACGCGCTCGGGAATGTCGGCAGGCCAACGATATCCGGCCGCAACGTCGTATTCGGTGGTCAGCTCGGTGGCTTCGCTTTCGGCGGCCAGCAGGGCATCACGGGCCGCCGACGGCGTCAGCGCCTCGGCACATGCCGCCAAAGCGGTACCAACCCACGCCGCGGCCGCCCCGGCGGCCAGCACCGCGGCCACCGCCCGGGGCGACGAGATGCCGCCGGCGGCCAGCACGGGTACGTCGACCGCGTCGAGGACTTCGGCCAGCAGCGGCAGGGTCCCCACCGTCGGCTCACCATGGCCGCCACCCTCGGCCCCGCGCGCCACCAGGACGTCGACACCGGCATCGACCGCGCGCCGGGCCGCGGCGACCGTGGCCACCTGCGTCGTCACCGTCAGGCCCGCGTCGTGCGCCCGACGGACCCACTCCCAATCCGCACCGAAACTGACGCTGAGCAGGGCCGGCCGGGCAGCCACTGCGGCCTCGAACAGATCCGGCCGGTCCTGAGCGACCCAGTGCACCAGCCCGATTCCGAATCGCTGTCCATCGAGCCGGCCGAGCTCGGCAGTCAATTGCTCGGCCGTCGCCGAACTGCCCATCCCGATCATGCCCAGGCCGCCCGCAGCCGACACCGCAGCCGCCAGCCGGCCTCCTGCCGCGCCGCCCATCGGGGCGTTGACGATGGGGACACCGATACCGATCGACCGCGACCAGGTGGTTGCCAAGCTCACAGCCTGCAATGTTACGTCGTTGTTACAATGGAAAGCGCCAGCACATGGCACCGGACGAGGCGCACCCGTACCCGGCCAGCGAAAAGACGGGGTGTTTGGAGGTGTGCCATGGCTTGGCTGATTCTCGTCGTCTCCGGTGTTCTCGAAGCCGTGTGGGCAACAGCCCTGAGCAAGACCGAGGGTTTCACGCGCCTGGTTCCGTCGGTCGTATTCTTTGTGGCGCTTGCGTTGTCGATGGGCGGCCTGGCCGTCGCGATGCGCAGCCTGCCTCCCGGTACGAGCTACGCGATATGGGTGGGCATCGGAGCGGTGCTCACCGTGGGCTTCGCAATGATCACCGGCGCCGAATCCGCTTCGGTGATCAAGATATTGCTCATGCTCGGCGTTGTCGGCTGCATCGTCGGCCTGAAGGCCGTCACCCACTAACGCCGCAGTAGACGCGAAAGCCCAAGGGCACCAATGGCCCCCATGGCAGCCGCGGCCAAAGCGCCGGACACCCCGATCCCCTCGTGGACCTGCACCCTGGTGACGATCTGCGCGGGGTCCGGCGGTGCCACCGGCGCTTCGGCCAGGCTCTCGGTGGACGTCGCCGCCCAGGCCGTCGCAAACAGGATCAATCGCGCGGTGACATAGGCGAACACCATCAGTCCGAGCACCGGGCCGAAGGTCGCTCCGGCCGGACCGCTCAGCACCGACTGCAGATAGATCGAGGCCACCTGCTTGAAGATCTCGAAGCCCACGGCAGCCAGGAGGCCGGCCCGGATCGATCGCCGGAACGGCACCGGTTCGCGCGGCAACCGGGAGATGATCCAGCTGAACAACAGCCAGGAGATCGACACCGACACGACGATCGAGATGACACGTAACCCGCTGCCGAGCACCGCGCCGTCGTGAAGACCGATCCAGCGCAACACCTTCCGCATCAAACTGGGGTCACCCAATACCGTCAGCCCGATGGTGATCACCATCGCGAGGAACGCCGACACCAGGGCGAACAGGTCCGAGAGCTTGTTGCCGACGAAGCTCGACTCGGCGTGTTGCTCCCACATCTGGCTCAGTGCCTCACGCAGGTTGGCCATCCAGCCCAGACCCGCCCACGCGGCGGTCGCCAGTCCGATCACGCCGACCGTGCCACGGGAGGCGATGGCCGAGTCCATCAGGGTGACCAGTTGCTGGCCGAGATCACCTGAGACCGCTTGCCGGATCCGCTCCTCGATTTCTTCGAGCAGATCGGGCCGGCGCGACAGCAGGAAGCCGCCGGCGGCGAAGCCGACCATCAACAGCGGGAACAGCGCGAAGATCGTGAAATACGTGATCCCAGCGGCGTAGAAGTTGCCGTTGCAGTCGTTGTAGCGCTCCTGCGCGCGCATCACATGGTCGAACCACGGAAAGCGCGCACGCGCTCGGGCCAGCAGTCCCGGCTTCTCGGGCTCGTCCACCGCCAACCCCTCCCTGGCGCTTATGGCGTTTGCTGGAGAAACCCTATCTTGTCGTAAACCCGAGCGAGGGTCTTCCCCGCGACCTCCCGGGCCTGTTCCGCGCCTGCGGCCAGTACAGCCTGCAGTTCTGCCGTGTCAGCCAATAATTCGTCCACGCGTGTCTTGATCGGGGTGACGAACTCCACCACGGCCTCGGCGGTCTCCTTCTTGAGATCGCCGTAGCCGCGTCCCGCATAGCCTTCGACCAGTTTGTCGACATCGGTACCGGTCACCGCGGACTGGATGGTGAGCAGATTCGAGATACCGGGCTTGTTCACCTGATCGAACCGGATCTCACGCTCACTGTCGGTCACTGCCGAACGGATCTTCTTGGCCGTGGCCTTCGGATCATCGAGCAGGCTGATCAGCCCGGCGTCGGTGGCCGCCGACTTGCTCATCTTCGCCGACGGGTCCTGCAGGTCGTAGATCTTGGCCGTGGCCTTGGGGATCATCGCCTCGGGCACCACGAAGGTGTCCGAGAACTGCCCGTTGAACCGTTGGGCCAGGTCGCGGGTGAGTTCCAGGTGCTGGCGCTGGTCTTCTCCGACCGGGACCAGGTCGGTGTCGTAGAGCAGGATGTCGGCTGCCATCAGCACCGGGTAGGTGAACAGGCCGACCGTGGTGGCCTCCGCCCCCTGCTTGGTCGACTTGTCCTTGAACTGGGTCATCCGCGACGCCTGGCCGAATCCGGTGAAACACCCCAGCACCCAGGCCAATTGGCTGTGCTCGGGGACATGGCTCTGCACGAATACGGTGCTGCGCGCCGGGTCGATGCCCAGCGCCAGGTACTGCGCGGCCGTCACCAGCGTGCGCCGACGCAGGATCGCGGGGTCCTGCGGCACGGTGATGGCGTGCTGGTCGACGACACAGAAGAACGCCTCGTAGCCGTCCTGCAGCTGCGCCCAGTGCGTGACGGCACCCAGGGCATTGCCGAGGTGCAGGGAGTCGGAGGTGGGCTGGGCGCCCGAGAATACGACCTGTTTGCTTCCGCTACTCATGATCTTCTGATTTTCGCACTGGCGTCATCCGGATTCTTCGCGGGTCAGCTGCTGCAGCACCCGCAGGAAAACTTTCCGATCGTCGGCGGACAACTCCCCCAGCCAGCGCTCCTCCCCGCGCTGGATCTCCCGCTGCACCGCGTCCTTGACCGCGCGGCCCGACTCGGTGATGGCCAGCAGCCGCACCCGGCGGTCGTCTGGGTCGGCTTCGCGCGCGATGAAACCCTGCTGTTGCAGGTCATCGAGGGTGCGGATGATGCGGGTCTTGTCGGCACCGATCGCCTCGGCCAGCGCCGCTTGCGTCCGCACCGAGGACCGGTCGAGCGCGAGCAGGACGACGTAACCCCACATGGACAGGCCGTGAGCGTCGAGCACCGGCTGCTCGGCGGCGAGCATCTCTCGCAACAGAGGGGCCATCATGGCCGCCAGATCCGGGCGCTTCGGCATCAGCCCATCGTAGATATTCGAGTACCGTAGGCGTTGCCATACGATGTGCTCTCGCTTATCGTAAGCGCATGCATACTATTGAAAAAGACCTCCGCCCGTTGCACCGCGTCGCCGTCCTCCGTTCCGTCGAAGCCGTCGGCGCGGTCCGCCCATCCGACCTGGACCGTCCCACCCCCTGCGCGGAGTGGACGCTCGCCGACCTCCTGGCCCACATGACCGTGCAGCACCGAGGGTTCGCGGCCGCGGCGCGCGGGCACGGAGCCGACGAATCGGTCTGGGACGTTGGGACTGTGGCCGACGCCGTGCGCGCCGACCCGGTCGGCGCCTACACCGCAGCCGCCCACGATGTGCTCGAGGCCTTCGCGGCCGACGGAATCACCCAGACGACGTTCGCCCTACCCGAATTCGGACCAGATGCGACATTCCCGGGAGCGTTGGCGATCGGATTCCACCTCGTCGACTACGCGGTGCACGGCTGGGATGTCGCGGCCAGCCTCGGATCACCGTACGAACTGCCGGACAACGTCGTCGCCGCCGTGCTGCCGCTGGTCATGGCGATCCCCGACGGCGACTTCCGCGACACCGCGGCCTCACCGTTCGACCGGGCCGTCGACGATTCGGGCGCAACGGATTTCGACCGCATCCTGGCCCACCTGGGGCGTCGCCCGGATTGGCGTCAGCCGTAGCTGACCGTCACCGGTGAGTGATCCGACCACCGCAGCGCGTACAGCTCGGCCCTGTCCACCCGCGCCGATGTGGCCCGGACGGCCAGGGTCGGGC
Above is a window of Mycolicibacterium boenickei DNA encoding:
- the yhjD gene encoding inner membrane protein YhjD; the encoded protein is MDEPEKPGLLARARARFPWFDHVMRAQERYNDCNGNFYAAGITYFTIFALFPLLMVGFAAGGFLLSRRPDLLEEIEERIRQAVSGDLGQQLVTLMDSAIASRGTVGVIGLATAAWAGLGWMANLREALSQMWEQHAESSFVGNKLSDLFALVSAFLAMVITIGLTVLGDPSLMRKVLRWIGLHDGAVLGSGLRVISIVVSVSISWLLFSWIISRLPREPVPFRRSIRAGLLAAVGFEIFKQVASIYLQSVLSGPAGATFGPVLGLMVFAYVTARLILFATAWAATSTESLAEAPVAPPDPAQIVTRVQVHEGIGVSGALAAAAMGAIGALGLSRLLRR
- a CDS encoding DMT family transporter, whose amino-acid sequence is MAWLILVVSGVLEAVWATALSKTEGFTRLVPSVVFFVALALSMGGLAVAMRSLPPGTSYAIWVGIGAVLTVGFAMITGAESASVIKILLMLGVVGCIVGLKAVTH
- a CDS encoding NAD(P)H-dependent flavin oxidoreductase, with translation MSLATTWSRSIGIGVPIVNAPMGGAAGGRLAAAVSAAGGLGMIGMGSSATAEQLTAELGRLDGQRFGIGLVHWVAQDRPDLFEAAVAARPALLSVSFGADWEWVRRAHDAGLTVTTQVATVAAARRAVDAGVDVLVARGAEGGGHGEPTVGTLPLLAEVLDAVDVPVLAAGGISSPRAVAAVLAAGAAAAWVGTALAACAEALTPSAARDALLAAESEATELTTEYDVAAGYRWPADIPERVLRGSPVNAGQGVGLVRDPAGAAEIVRSLSEGAERLLGRWH
- a CDS encoding TIGR03086 family metal-binding protein gives rise to the protein MHTIEKDLRPLHRVAVLRSVEAVGAVRPSDLDRPTPCAEWTLADLLAHMTVQHRGFAAAARGHGADESVWDVGTVADAVRADPVGAYTAAAHDVLEAFAADGITQTTFALPEFGPDATFPGALAIGFHLVDYAVHGWDVAASLGSPYELPDNVVAAVLPLVMAIPDGDFRDTAASPFDRAVDDSGATDFDRILAHLGRRPDWRQP
- the trpS gene encoding tryptophan--tRNA ligase — its product is MSSGSKQVVFSGAQPTSDSLHLGNALGAVTHWAQLQDGYEAFFCVVDQHAITVPQDPAILRRRTLVTAAQYLALGIDPARSTVFVQSHVPEHSQLAWVLGCFTGFGQASRMTQFKDKSTKQGAEATTVGLFTYPVLMAADILLYDTDLVPVGEDQRQHLELTRDLAQRFNGQFSDTFVVPEAMIPKATAKIYDLQDPSAKMSKSAATDAGLISLLDDPKATAKKIRSAVTDSEREIRFDQVNKPGISNLLTIQSAVTGTDVDKLVEGYAGRGYGDLKKETAEAVVEFVTPIKTRVDELLADTAELQAVLAAGAEQAREVAGKTLARVYDKIGFLQQTP
- a CDS encoding MarR family winged helix-turn-helix transcriptional regulator, producing MPKRPDLAAMMAPLLREMLAAEQPVLDAHGLSMWGYVVLLALDRSSVRTQAALAEAIGADKTRIIRTLDDLQQQGFIAREADPDDRRVRLLAITESGRAVKDAVQREIQRGEERWLGELSADDRKVFLRVLQQLTREESG